A window of Chlorobium phaeobacteroides DSM 266 genomic DNA:
GTATACCGGTAATCCGCGTTGAGATAACAGGTATCTCCTTTGCCATAGCCTCCATCAGCACAACGGGAACCCCTTCGGCAAAACTTGCAAGCACAAAAAGATCGGCCTTGTCATAATAATCACGAACCTTGTCCTGGCCGAGCGCACCGGTAAACGTTACCATACCGTTCAGGCCAGCTAAAGCGCTGAACTGTTCAAGAGAGTCCCGATCAGGGCCGTCGCCAACAAAGGTCAACTGAAAACGAACTCCCTCTTTTTTCAGGAGAGTACAGGCTTCGAGCAGAATATGCTGTCCTTTTGCCGGAACCAGCCTGCCAACACAGAGCATATCCGGCACAGGATTAACGGGTTCCGGCCTCGGAACATAGAGGGCGGGATCGACCCCGCAACGAACAATATGAAGTTTCTTCCAACTCTCCGGCTTGCTGATGCGCATAATCTGGCTGCGGCAATAGTGGCTGATGCAGCGCACAAACGCCGCTTCGCGAACTTTTTCAGCAAGCATCGCCGTATCGACGATATAAAAAATATCCGGCCCATGCACGGAGATACTGAAGCTCACTCCGCCATAACGCTTCATGAGCATGGCAACAAGAGCAGTAGGATTAGCAAAATGCTCATGAATATGGGTAACACCATGCCGATGCATCCACTCAAGAAGAATACCCGCCTCGGCAAAATATGCGCCGGCCTTCAAGGGGCTTTTTGGTCCCGTTGTGAGCAGTTTGACGGCAGCGAAGATCATGCGAACATAACCTCCCGGATTTTTAAGAAGACAGTGCAGATGCGCTCCAACCATGGCGGGTATCGGAAGTGAAAGCACCATCAGGGTACGCGCAGCCTCCGCTCTCTCATCCGAAGTCATAACCTGAAGGTTGGAGGGCTTGTGGATCGATGCCGGATAGACGGTCACCCCTGCTTGACGGAGCGACTCAATCTCCCTGTAGATAAAAGTATGGGAAATAGCCGGATACTCGCTGCAAAGATACGCAATCGCTCTTGTTTTCATGTGCCGGAAATTGAAATTCCTGTTTTGAGATTTCGGCGCCTGTTTTTCAGGGGTTTATTGAAAATACGGCCAAGGTGAAACCGGATGATCCCGAAAAACTGGGGAACAACCACTACCGAACAGTGCCATGCATACCTTTTCGCATCGTTCTTGTTCAGATTATTTTCACGCATGAATTTTCCTGTTTTAAACAGCCGGGGAGAGAGCATCACCATAAGTCCAACAAAGGGAAGAAAAGCCGCTATAATTTTTACACTGTTTGCTTGTGTAACAAAAAACAAGAGTAAAGCAAGAACGATGCAACCGAAAAAACTCCCCGCTTTAATGAAAATTTTCAAAACATCGTACTTCCAGAAAGAACTCCCAACCAGGGATTCACGAAAACTCACCGCGGCAAAGCCATAGCCGGAACGAAATGCCCGCCGAAAATACTGACTCATCGTGGTCATGGCCAGATCATGCCTTGTCATCAGCGCATCAAGCCGAACAATCTGCCAGCCTGCCCTGATCACCCTCCGGCTGAGTTCCGGATCTTCACCGCCTACAAGCGTTTCGTCGTATCCTCCTGTTTTTTCAAGCGCTGTGCGCCGGATAAAAACATCTCCTCCGAAACAATCGGACAGACCTGCGGGCCCGTTCCACTCGATATTGCCAATCCAGTTATAGACCGTGCGTTCAGGATACATCTCCTGACGCATGCCAATCACCGCTCCGAATCGCTCATCCGCCATTGCCTCAACAGCTTTACGAAGCCAGCGTGCGTCAAGAATGGTATCAGAATCAAGAAACTGAACAAACGGCGACTTATTGTGTTTCCAGCCGGCATTTCTTCCCATTCCAGGCGTCGGATATGCAGGATCAAGCGCTATAACCGTAACATCCTCATACCGTTCGGCGATCTCAATGCTTTTGTCAGTTGACCCGCCGTCAACATAACAGCTATGCAATTTTTCCTGTGGGTAATCGCACGATCGTATCGAATCAAGGCATCTTGCCAGCGTTTTACTGCAGTTAACGCCGATGAGGACGCAATCGATATCGGGAAGATGGTGTCTGCCTGCAGCATTGATGCTGATCATATTCATATGCCGGGTTCACTGATGGTTGCCTGTTTTTTCTGACGCAAAAGAATT
This region includes:
- a CDS encoding glycosyltransferase, which gives rise to MKTRAIAYLCSEYPAISHTFIYREIESLRQAGVTVYPASIHKPSNLQVMTSDERAEAARTLMVLSLPIPAMVGAHLHCLLKNPGGYVRMIFAAVKLLTTGPKSPLKAGAYFAEAGILLEWMHRHGVTHIHEHFANPTALVAMLMKRYGGVSFSISVHGPDIFYIVDTAMLAEKVREAAFVRCISHYCRSQIMRISKPESWKKLHIVRCGVDPALYVPRPEPVNPVPDMLCVGRLVPAKGQHILLEACTLLKKEGVRFQLTFVGDGPDRDSLEQFSALAGLNGMVTFTGALGQDKVRDYYDKADLFVLASFAEGVPVVLMEAMAKEIPVISTRITGIPELIEHDRDGLLATPGDAVDLARQIRRLLDDSGLRRELGVAGRKKVIELYNQHGNNSAMVDLFHLEGISS
- a CDS encoding glycosyltransferase, with the protein product MNMISINAAGRHHLPDIDCVLIGVNCSKTLARCLDSIRSCDYPQEKLHSCYVDGGSTDKSIEIAERYEDVTVIALDPAYPTPGMGRNAGWKHNKSPFVQFLDSDTILDARWLRKAVEAMADERFGAVIGMRQEMYPERTVYNWIGNIEWNGPAGLSDCFGGDVFIRRTALEKTGGYDETLVGGEDPELSRRVIRAGWQIVRLDALMTRHDLAMTTMSQYFRRAFRSGYGFAAVSFRESLVGSSFWKYDVLKIFIKAGSFFGCIVLALLLFFVTQANSVKIIAAFLPFVGLMVMLSPRLFKTGKFMRENNLNKNDAKRYAWHCSVVVVPQFFGIIRFHLGRIFNKPLKNRRRNLKTGISISGT